ATCCAGAAAACGTTTCAGTTCTAGCATTGGTTGACACTCCTTTACTACACCTTTCTGATCCCATAGTTAAACATCCTCTAGGTTTAACACACAAAGAGATCATCAGATTTAGTGTAGAATATATACTGTCTATCTTTCCAGTTTCTGAATtgataagaacagtgtaatatTTATGGAACTGAATGAAATCACTGAATaacatgtttttcagttgaagGGCCTATGTAATAGACAGTCTCATCAGGCTGGGTGCAGGACAGTGATGCTCACATGGTCCAGGACTTTGCTCTTAGTTGTGTTGTATTTTTCAGCGATGGAGTCAACCACAGCACTGGTCCCCAGAAACAGGCTGTTCCAGTTATTGGAGCTGGAGAGACAGGACTCGTGTTACAGAGACAGAGGGCCCCAGTAAGCAGCACATTTACAGTGTAAGCAAGGCAGGAGCAGAGGCTGGCTGACCTGGTACTGCTCGCCTTGTCCTTGGCGTCTTTCTgcttcttgtaagtggaggcaCCCGGAGCGTTGGGTCCTTCCTCGGGTTTCTCTTTCTTTATTGTGGATGGCAGGATGTGCAGCATGCGGCcctgcagagggagagagagacagtgaaaaAGAGAGACAAGACTTAAATATATAATGACCATTGCCTGTTCCTAAACACAGTGCCTGTCTGTCAGTGCTTTGGCAGCACTGATGTCATGAGTACAGAGTGGCAGGATGTCATACCTGGAACACATGCCCATCCAAGTCTGCCAGAGCCTTCACAGCGTGCACGGGCATCATGTAGGTAACGAAGGCAAATCCCTTGGGCTTCTTGGTCAGGTTGTCAATGGGGAAGTGAACCTCTGACACTGGGCCTAAGACGGCAGCAGAGTAAAGGGGTGTAAATATTTTTCCAGAGCACACTTTGCATCAGGCCAAGTACGCAGGCactgttgtgtttgtgtctgctcacACTTTGTGCTTGGTATTATTTCCCACATTCTCACCTCTCAATTAAGTGAAAACCAGTATGAGGGCCTGGAAGCATGCCGTGTGACCTACCGTGCTTTGCAAAGAGATCAGACAGGTCCTGCTCAGTGCAGGTATAGGGCAGATTCCTGACGAACAGCCTGCCCGACTCCGAcacctcctcttcttcctcatCCTCCTTCAGCTCCCTGCGCCAGTTCCGCTCCTCAGCTTTCCTCCTCTGCGACAGGCCTGTCCGGGGGGGAGAGGCACGGAACACCTCAATGTAGCGCCCACCTGAAAAAACACAACCACCACATGTAAGGCAGTGCCTTCCCTGCCACAACACCAAACGAAGTTTTGTCTAGCCTCAGGAAACTTGAGAGAGAGGGTGCGTTTTCAATCGCAGACTCaagacttttaaaatgtgcACTGATTGCTTGTTAAACAGTCTGATCTAGGAGTATAAATCTCCAATTCTGTACACTTTTGGCTGTGATTtccaaatgaaacaaacaaataaatagactgCACTAGGCATAACAAGAAAGCTACATGCCTTTGATTATATGAAAATCCTGAACTTCAAAAAAAGAGGGGGGTTTGGGGGATTTGTCTTCTTTTGTCCAAGATGAATAACCGGGACTTGTCTTATAAAAGCCATTCGGCAGAGGTGGAAAGATTGATAATTCTCTATTGGTGGGCAAGAGACCTAGCAAGATTCAAAAGCAAAGCACAGGTATGCATGTTCCCTGAGGAGCATCAAAAGACTGCCGTCCTTTCAGTAGAAATTATGCAGATGTCCTtgacccacccccccacccccattacaGGGCTCTTGTGAATAAAACCATTGAAAAGATGGTGGGTTCTCTGTGCATCTGACGCTTCCTTAACAAGGATAGATTCtgggttgtttttattttatataacctTCCGGTGtgaaaagatttgtattttgtatttatttcagtcCAGTGTGTAACAGCAGGGACTAGACTGGTCTTTGCCTTGcatgatttttgttgttgctgaagGCCACTGGCCTGTGTACTGGAGGACCCCCAGCTGCCTGATTCACCCCTTCTTGTGTTCAGTACAGTGGATCGGGCTTGCAGAgactttttattatattatattttttcaggAATGGAAAATGGaattcagtaaataaaataaatatttaaaacctcAAGAAACAAAGCTACACAAACAGTAAAGAACACAAATAAGAGAAGCACATGATTGCTATGACAGCTGTTAATATTACACCTACAGAGCCTTCTCATAGCTCATTTAATGTACACTTTAAATGTACAGCTTTTCCTGTAGTGCTGTTATTACCCTTGTAAAGTTGTGTATATGTTGGAAACTGTTGGAGAGCATTTGTAAAACCTTTAGACTCACCTTGTATGGTAAACAACTGAAGAAATAGAGAATAGTATAAGTATTAGTAAAGCATTAGCTGGCGTCGCTGTGCCTAACACTACATCAGTGTAACTGCATTGCCTTTTTTGGTCTATGGATTTTGTTAACTCACACTACACTATATTAGCCCTGCATAACATTGACAGCTACTTGCACATTCATAATTCACTTGTGTTTTTGTGGGTGAGTGtccttggataaaggcatcaaacaaataaatataaattcgaTGAAGTCAGGAATTTGACAACTGGATGACTTTTCCAATTTCAGGCCCCCGGCAGTACAGAAATATTCTGATACTTATTTCACATGGATGCTGTTGATCTGTGCAGAAGCATTCATAAGGCCCCTGACattctaaatgtatttttttaggaCAACAAAAGCATTCCAAAAGTAGCCAATATGTTTGACTACACCACCACCCTACAAAAGGCAGtatatctcagaaaatattcaaCTCCAATGATTTGGCCAGGCTTGTACTGCCCAGCTTTCACTGGAATTCTTCTGTCAAGGTGAGAAGTGATTAAGGCTGTACGCTTATGcctgcaacacaaaacaaagtgtAACACGGGGCACAGCGGAGTTAATTGAAACTGGATGGATGTGATCTGTAATTGCCTCAGTACAAGATATTCACTTAGCAATTACAGGGACGCAGggaacatacacacagagaggggCTGTCGCCCAGCTTGACCTTTCACTCAACCATTCAGAAGGCAGGCAAGATGCCAACATGCACCCCCTGTCATCCCACACAAGACACTTCTATATTCTTTTCCACTGCTTCTCTACCACCAGTCAAGGGCAAAGAGAAGCCAATTAAAATTCCTTACCTTTCATCTGCAGGTCTGCCACTTTACCTCAACGCTGGGAAATTACTTTTAACAACTCCACAAAGAAGCCTTTCGCTCCACTCTGGCCTCTTTGTCACTGCtaactcccccaccccccttcaAGAATTCAAGTCTGACAAAGGACACATTTACTGCCAGACCGACCAATGACAGCCTCAGCCTGGGACTCCTACGTCATATCACGTGAGCGGGCTTTTTGAATGCTTACCAATGTAATCTTTGTTCCTGTGCAAAGCCTTCTGCACCTCCTCCTCGGACTTGAAATCCACAAACACGTACCCTTTCAAGAGAGACAGGAGTACAGGTCAGAACGGTTTATGAAAACtgaacccccccccaccaccaccaccacatgCTCCACCGACCCTAACCTCTCTCCTCCGTGCAAATATTTCCTGTTTGAGTCTGTGCTTTGTTAGAAAACGCTGCTCTCACTCAGAGAGGGGGGGGTcaggctaaaaaaaaaaatcaccgcTTCCAGATGAGTTTCACAGGGTTGCTTGGAAGCTCTGGTTTCAGTGGGATTTCATTTTGGTTGCTTTCTTTCAGCCCAGGGGAAGCATGGACACAGACATGAGCAGTTTGAAGGAGGCAGAGCAGTGCAGGGCCTCAGTGGATAAGATGCTGTTTTACAATGGGAGTGATCAGGGAGGCTCACCTGTGTTGTTGCCGTAGTTGTTTTTCACAATGCGGATGGCCACTGGCTTCAGAGGAACCAGGAACTCGCGTACTTGTTGCTGTGGGGAGGGgagacaaacacagaaacaataCTGAAAGTGCATGCTGCTTCCTGTGCCACGGCAGCCACCAATCACAATGCTCACTCCCAGGCACTGCGGCCTCAGCTTTGGTCAGGCAGCTAGAAGACAGATAATGGTTTTGTATTTCGAAAAAAAgcagctcagctggaacacacTAAGACAGGTAGATACTCTGTCACAATAAAGTGGGACCTCACATTATATGCACCGAAGACCCTCAGTAGTCTGGGGACTACAGGACAGCTCCTTAAAGCAGTGTCAAGTAGAGTTcaaatgtctttttttatttttacttcatgCAACAtagccatctctctctctctctctctctctctctctctctctctctctctctctctctctctctctccctccctccctccctccctctcacctccTTCACATCAAATGGGGCTCCTCGCAGCTTCACAGTGAACTCTGTAGTGGGTACCGTCTGCAAGAGAATGGTTAAGAACAGAATACAGGTTACAACAGGACACTGCTCCATACAGAAGCAAAGCTGGTCCGCACACAGAGAGCCCGTGTCTGCCAAATACAGACTACATCCAATCACAGCTGTTTGTACTGCCATTCCACTTGAACACGCTGGCCTGTCAATTACTTCATGACCATACCAGCTAAGGGAAAGAACACAAAATCAGCCTGTTAAAAGTGTGTAGAGACTGACCTCTTGCACTTTGGGGGCATTGCCATGTTTCTCCTTGCTCTTGGGCTCCGTGTCTTTGTCTCCGCTCTCGTAGGCGCTGTCGCTGTGTGGGCCATGTGTAGGGCCCTTCTCTGTCTTGTgctccttttcatttttttcttcctcctcctcctgtgtCTCCGCCTGCTCCAGCACCACTTTGGAACGCAGGTAGTCCATATCTGATAGGCCACTCTTTAGTGCTTCCCTTTCAGGGCCTGTGGGAAGAAACGCAGGCCTTTAAACTGGCACCCCACATTTTAACAACAgtgatatttattttccttcattttAGTGAAATCATATTTCAGTATTTCCAATGCAGTAACTCAATAATCAGTATTTTCAAGATGTATACTATATACTAGATTTTGCCCCAGGTCTAGCTCTAAGACAATGCCGCTGTCCTCACTACACTACTGCATTCAAAATCTATAAGCACAGTGGATTTGAGTTTAAGCTACTGCAATTGCCAGCCTGGCACTGAAGAGGACACTGAAGAGAACTGGAGAGGACAAAAGAAGACCTTGTTGTGGAATGTAGAAACCTGAATCACTGCTGGAAACATGACAATAACCTTGCAGGGGGTTACGAATATCAGAAAGCATGAAAGATTCTGTGGATGGAATTGGGAGAGTTCATCTTCTGAATCTAAAACACGTCCTAATGAACCCATTCttgtttttgcaatattttaCCATACGTTGCTCAACTTTAAAGCTTGCATTTGCACGTACTCTGGCCCTGCTCAttctctccttcctcctcctcctcctcctcctcctgacTCTCTGACTCATCCGAATCAAAGTTGAGGTAGTCGTCAGTGGCCAACTTCTTCTTCGTCccctgttctttctttttttccttgtcTGTACCACGCAGGTCCGCGGGCTCTGCCAGGGTGTCGTTGGCCCAGGTGGGGACCTGGGCGCGGTTCTGATGGACAGCCAGAAACTCTTGGAAGTCCTGGTCCTCCTCCAGCTGGGGGgcaagtgggggggggggttaacaACTCAGAGTATGAACAACCTTGGGACTGACAGCACTAGTGCTGGGAAATCAACTTAGGCAAAGTCAGTACACAAATGCAGAGGAGCACTGTACTGCATTTGTCCCACACAATAAAACTAGGAAAATTTGGTGATAACCTGTCAGACAAGTGaaacactctctccctccattAGATGAAAGTTTTTACTGTTAACTACAGAGGAAGAAACTTAAAACACCTTCCAGTATGTGGGGGAGTTGTGTCTGGCAGAAGAAAGGGTCAGGATCAGCTGCTGAACTTTACTTTGTCTCATTACTCTTCCTTTCTTAGCTGGCATTTGTCAGAAAGGCTGTGTTTTGAACAGAAAGTCAGGCTTTCACATCAGTTCAAACTCCAACAGCAAAGCTATGAAGCATAAGTTCAAGCAACAGACATTTTTCACTGTAACAAACAATGACTAGACCCTGACTGGTTGTCTACAAGTGACTGCAAATTCTTCCAATTGTGCGTCAGCCATTGTGGAAATGTTTCATCCCATCACACTGCAAAGAACTGCGGTCAGTGCTATAGACGTGGGTGTAACAGTGCAATTAAATATTATCAATATATAGGGGactgaaaaaaaatactttttgatGGAACAAAAGCTGAATCAAGTCAGATTAAGTAACGCTGAAAACCTGATTTTAATGTGGGGAACAAAATCCAAATTCGGGTGTTTCTAGATGTGAGGAAGATCACAAGTACCTTGCCAAGGGTTGTGGGCTCCACCTTCTTATTCTTCTtctgagaaaaaaacaataagaaagaaaactcaGGAGAATCTGTACAGAAAATAGCAGTGATGCAGGACACTGTCCCGTGTAGATGCTAAATATATTCTATTTGTACTATTGTTGCAGCAAGACTGTGTAAAACATGTATGAATTTCAGCTCTGGGCAGGCCAGGTTCAGTAGTGTCTGTGAAGCTGATTCCAGAAAAATAAatttcatccaaggccatatagggggggaaaaaaaagggcTGTGATTTCTTTATGTCTCTAGTACTGCAACTGCAGTGAGTGGCCCCATGTGAGATCACTCTACCTTCTTTGATTCATTGGGGTCGGACGCAGGCGTCAGTGCCTCTGGCTCCTGCTTGTCCGTGGCTGCAGAGTTGCGGGTGTGCTTGCTCCAGGATCTGGCCTTGCTCGGGTCTCCGAACGACTTACACCACTCGACCTAAACAGCACAGGTAGAACTGTCGGTCTATGCAGGTGAAGTCAAAGCAAGGAAGCAAGCAGAAGATTGGCAGGCTAAAGCTTGTTAAGGTGGGAATGGCTCAAACAACAACATGACTGGATTCTCTCTCTATCCATGTCCCAGCCAGCCCACTCACTGTGATTCTGGAGGTGTCCAGGAAGCTCTTGTCAAAGTGTTTCAGCGCCCTGTCCGCCTCCTCTTCCATCTTGAAGCCCACAAAGCCAAACTTGCGGAACTTGCCCTCCTTGGTGAACTTGAGGCCACAGTCCGTCAGCGTGCCGAAGTCGGCAAACAGGCTGCGGAACCGGTCCTCCTTCATCTGGGGTGGGGGAGAAAAGAGGTGCACcacttttgttttagtttcttccctccatttaattaaaataaatattatatgcTGGCTCCTGTTTGATCCATAGTTTTACATGTTGGCTATGTAAGCGGAAAATATTACAGCATCTCACTTGCTATATTAGCagtatattgtactgtactttGTTCCACTGTTGATCTTTTTCACATTGAGATTTTGTGATCTATTATAAAAATTCCTTGTTGCCTTGAAAGCAATAaccaaatacactcacctaaaggattattaggaacaccatactaatactgtgtttgaccccctttcgccttcagaactgccttaattctacgtggcattgattcaacaaggtgctgaaagcattctttagaaatgttggcccatattgataggatagcatcttgcagttgatggagatttgtgggatgcacatccagggcacgaagctcccgttccaccacatcccaaagatgctctattgggttgagatctggtgactgtgggggccagtttagtacagtgaactcattgtcatgttcaagaaaccaatttgaaatgattcgaccttttgacatggtgcattatcctgctggaagtagccatcagaggatgggtacatggtggtcataaagggatggacatggtcagaaacaatgctcaggtaggccgtggcatttaaacgatgcccaattggcactaaggggcctaaagtgtgccaagaaaacatcccccacaccattacaccaccaccaccagcctgcacagtggtaacaaggcatgatggatccatgttctcattctgtttacgccaaattctgactctaccatctgaatggctcaacagaaatcgagactcatcagaccaggcaacattgttccagtcttcaactgtccaattttggtgagcttgtgcaaattgtagcctctttttcctatttgtagtggagatgagtggtacccggtggggtcttctgctgttgtagcccatccgcctcaaggttgtacgtgttgtggcttcacaaatgctatgctgcatacctcggttgtaacgagtggttatttcagtcaaagttgctcttctatcagcttgaatcagtcggcccattctcctctgacctctagcatcaacaaggcattttcgcccacaggactgccgcatactggatgtttttcccttttcacaccattctttgtaaaccctagaaatggttatgcatgaaaatcccagtaactgatcAGATTGTGagatactcagaccggcccgtctggcaccaacaaccatgccacgctcaaaattgcttaaatcacctttctttcccattcaaacattcagtttggagttcaggagattgtcttgaccaggaccacacccctaaatgcattgaagcaactgccatgtgattggttggttagataattgcattaatgagaaattgaacaggtgttcctaataatcctttaggtgagtgtataatgacaACATGCACAGATATTCAGAGGAAACAAGCAATTTGGGCAGTTTCTCATAGTAGTTTTTCCATACGCGGTACACTAGAGGGCGCTGcaacacagaaaatgggtttactTTAAACATTGAGAACAGCACACGAACCCGTTTTGCAGTGCACTCAGTGAATGCTCTTAAATACGAAATATAAGGAGATATTTGCTGTGAAATCTAGTGACGTTTCCCATGTGTCATGGttataatgaaaaacattaataattagtATGGCAATCCTTAAGGTTTAGTGTGTGAATCTTAGGATTTATTAATCAGACACCACAGAGCAAGTGTTCCCGCTGCTTCGATGTATTTAAACTACCATATACAGAAATATGTTCACGGGTAAGACACTTGAACAGGCTTATTGAAAACACACGCATTTGTTGCCTATGTACAGCAGTTCACTTTGCTCTGCTCTTCACGTTGATACTCGGGTCCTTTAGCTTCTGTTCTGCTACATCAACTTGaatgtatattaatttaaaccCAAAACTTGTATCTGCAGTGTTTGGACAGACCACTTACCCCATTCGGGAGATTCTTCACGATGAGCCTCGACATGGTTACTGTCGTTGTAcgtgtgaaaaaaaaataatgtacaacTTGTAAACAATTCAGCGTGCGACTCTCACAGCGCCGCCATCTTTCCCCAGGACCATAGGGATCACGTGTTAATTGACCTTTAACACACGCTGTTGACGATTTGGTCAGTAGTGTATGTCAACAGCGCCACCTACTGAGGAAGAGGACTTACGACAATAACCCACATGCTAAGCGTATAGTTTGGTATTCCTTATGTATACCTGCATCCACATAATTTCTTACAGATACCTGATATTTTTCAGGTGCttaagaattaaaataaataaatctcagattgagaacaaatattttaatctaGGGCTCAAATAAGTAACAATATTTGCTAAACATTTGTACTCCAAttcccaaaatatattttttttaaaggatcgCACAGAAACAGCCCAAATCATAAACCACAGAGTTTATTCATAATAGGATATGttggaaatacatatttgtagaTAAAGCACACTAATAAAACTGTTCCAAACTACATttctttacaaaaatatatataaaaaaataaaccatacaaaaaGAAGACAAAGAAACCTCCACCTGGTGCAAAGTCAAATGCCACACAATCTGCGGCTCGGACTTCGCTCTAAACCGGCATAATAATAGTTAGCGGCTTCTGATTGGGAATCAAGCATTCCTTTTCACAAGTTTGCACGAGGAAAAAGTAAAGATTAAAAACAGATTTCTTAAGAGCCCTTTTCCCCCATTCGGGAGAGtaactgaagaaaaaaaggaGAACTGGCAGAGAAAATTGAGAAATAAACTGAGGAAAGCTATTACACTGAAACAATTCACATTACCACCCCctctttttccattttgaagCAATCTCAAACCAGTCTTCCTCTTCACCTCCAGGCCCATCCTTTGTGCTCTTTTAGCTGTTCCTCTTAAGTGGAGATGCTGGGTAGAGGAGGCAAACCTGCTGGTGCAGGCAGGAGGCGCAGCAAATTAAAAACGCTTCTTTCACTGATGTAGATATGTTGTAATCACACAGCATGCGAGAATGTCCAAGTTGCAACTGATTTATGAGTAAATTGTGTGGGGGGGGAAAAGCCCTTAAGGGGATATTGATTAAGAGGAAAAGTGTTATAGGAGAGCACTATACAATCCTGTACCGCGCTGCATGGATACAGGTTGGTAGAAGGGTCTCAGTCAGTCCACCGGGTAGCTGAGCCTCAGTTGGAAGCCagctgggaggaggaggaactaCTGCCTGAGCTCTTGCCAGACTTCTGTGTCCGGGAGGCGCTGGGCTGGCGGGGCACACGCTGGCTGGACCCATCCCGTCCACCCCTTTCCCCGTGGGCCACCCCAGAGCCAGCCTTGGTGCGCACtaggacacacaacacacaagacAGTACAGACAAGCATTGAGTATGTTTCTTTTATCCCGCCTTCTTTAAAACAGCACTACACAATTCCAGCTCCTGCAGGGCTGTGGCTTTTATGGCCTGAATGTTCTACACGTTTATCTGGGACACATGATTCAATTGGTCCAATAATTACTTAAAACCTTCCTTcactgtggccctccaggactgCAGTTGGGCAGCCTCATGCTCAGGCTGACATTTGGTCATAAGATCTTTTTTTTGGTGTAAGTCATGTGGGTCAGGGGTCCCTGGAACCCTGAAGCACTATAAAAGTGAAAGTTATTTAAAGGACTTAGTAGCtttggggccggattaaatcaaaacaataacccatccgctaatagaaaactacacaactgtactcagttgcggattcatttttagtaagatgccactttcttctaatcataaatgtaactgctatgatgtacaggtttgtagtttgctattagctaatgggtcaaagttttgatttgatccagCCCTTGGTTCAGAGGAGTGGAAATTGGgataattatttgtatgtattctaCTTATTGAGAAAATGTGATGCATTATAATTGGTTCCAGCAATTGCACAATGTTACTTCCTGGACACATCCTTCGAATGGTGTAttcaatatattgttttaagatttgctttaaataatcaattaatACATTGTTCTCCATTGTATGCACTAGAGGGTCAAGAGagcctttttatttgttttgctgtaCGGAGTGGAACAGCTGAGCTGAGGCACCAAACTGCAGGAGAGAGATGGACTAGACAATGTTGATCTGCGGGCACTCACATCTCTGAGCTGGACCATATACGCAAACTGTGAGTGAAACATCACTAAAACTCCACTGATGCACAGTACCCTGCCACGCCCAAATTAGCAGCCTTTGATGGAGaaacaacaccaagcacaaaacagagcaggcACAAACACCTCCATATCTGGCAGCACGGCCATGTGCATCATGCTGGGTTTGGTGCAGACGGTCATACAGAAAGCTGATATTTATATTATGGTTGTgggtgggggaggggttacaATTTTAAGATGTTTGGGAAGGGCCAATTTAAAAAGAGTGTGGGCTCCATAATAATATTTCCACACTGAATTGTATTAAGATGTACTGCAAAAAACGTTTAGAAAACACTGCTGCTGCAATTCTACCCAGTAGTAGCCTTTAAAAGGCAGCTGTAAGACACTGCCATCCTAACAATGGAGAAAGCAGCCATGGGGGTAGACCAGGCTGAAACTGAATAGTCTCCAAGTAACAGGGCTTGACACATACTGTGAACAAAATCTTGAATCAGGATAGCAATACAGGATCCCTACAGAGTTAACAATCATATCTCCCATTAAATACCTTTCATTCTGCTTTATATCTCCAGATCTTAAATTTTAATTGCACAGGGAACGTCTTCACACATTGTCACTAGTAATAGCAGACTACATGTGCAAGTTCACAGACCGTTAAACACCGGCTGGAGGGATTTTACTATGTTGATTATCACAGCGGGATAATTCAGGCTCATCAAGATAGAATTCCAATCTCTAGTGTCCTTCAGAGACAGAGAGCTTGGCAACATCAGTACTGCATGGGGATAAGGAAGCAATAACAACATGCTTTGCGCTCATTGCCTTGCCTGTGATATCAACCTTGCCATGCATACCGTGGTACATTGGGAGCTCGGAGAGAAGCTGAATGTGGGGTTGATCATGGGAAAACACAGTATGGTGACTGAGTTGTTATGATCCAGCACCAGGTCCACTGGGCATGAACAGGCCTTGCAAGAGTACCCAGGAAAATAACCAAACCCCATCATTTCAAACTACAgaaggaagaaacacaaatcCAACCTAGACCTGTATCTGATTTAAAACCCCCAAACTCCACTTACCCCTTTGAATTGGCTTTTTTCATTTGGTGCTCTGGGAGTCTGCTTTTCTTGTTTTAGAGATGCTCGTGGAAATCTGTACTGGTCCCCTGAAAAGTGACCATATTCAGTCGAGCCGTGCGAGAAACGGGAATTTTAAGTCGTGGTCTATCTTCTCTTTATTGTAGTTGTTTATACTATACCCTTTTTCATGCTTTTTTCAATAACGTGTTTAATATTCTTTTGTTTGTCTTCTTTGGGCTTCTTTCCTCTATTTGTAGTTTGTTTGCTTTACATGCACTGGCCCAAACAAAAAGTAGCTATTAGACACAAGGCCTAAAAAGCTCACAAGTGTCTGAACTGGTAAAAGTCACCCCTCAGGGGTTTAGCTTCATAGTCCAGCAAGCATTGGGTCCAGTCTAGACTGGCTCAATGTGACTGGGATTTCTTGTGGGACGGCTCACAATGTCCCAAACTCCATCTCAGCAGGCCTTGGATCAAATGCAGCTTAGCAGCCATATGCCAGCTGTGTGGTGTTGTCAGTCAGAGCTGAATCAGTCATTCCCAAGATGCTAGAACTCTGCTGTTTGCCAGGTGGACTggcaatgtgaaaaagtccaatgGCGCATGTCTTGGGGAACTCGCGTCCATCTTGGTCATCCCCATGGGAGCGCGAGGGATGCAGCAGTGAGCCGAGATGGTTAGAACTGCCCATCGCAAACTGGGGGGGTGTAGAAGGAAAGGGAATGTGATCAACTGTTTAACCACATGGATCACAGTACACACGTAGCCAGTTGTTGGGTCCAGACTCTGTAAGATAACTAGCTACTGGTCATACCAAGGAACACTGCTGTGCTGTCCAGTTTGTGATTGTGCCCTCCACTTCCACTCACACAATGTACAATAGCTGTTCAGTGAGATTCTCTCCATTTGGACAGGGTGTATCCAGAAATAACTGTAAAACACACAGCTGTGTCAGCCAGACCCCTCCACCAAATGGAAAGGTTCTACAAGCTGCTGAAAGTCTCTCAGTGAAATGAAGTATAAGGTGTGATAATTAGACATTCTTCTGTGCCTGCTGTCCTTAATAAGCTTGAATTTGTATCAAACTGTGAAATGTAAAAGGATTTCACTGGGGAGGTTTCATTAAAAAGAAACGTAAAAACCCAATCGGCAAACGTCTCGCTATAAACCAGCAGGTGAGAATGAAAATATCTGTGGCCTCCTGTGGCGA
This sequence is a window from Amia ocellicauda isolate fAmiCal2 chromosome 17, fAmiCal2.hap1, whole genome shotgun sequence. Protein-coding genes within it:
- the rbm19 gene encoding putative RNA-binding protein 19 → MSRLIVKNLPNGMKEDRFRSLFADFGTLTDCGLKFTKEGKFRKFGFVGFKMEEEADRALKHFDKSFLDTSRITVEWCKSFGDPSKARSWSKHTRNSAATDKQEPEALTPASDPNESKKKKNKKVEPTTLGKLEEDQDFQEFLAVHQNRAQVPTWANDTLAEPADLRGTDKEKKKEQGTKKKLATDDYLNFDSDESESQEEEEEEEEGENEQGQSPEREALKSGLSDMDYLRSKVVLEQAETQEEEEEKNEKEHKTEKGPTHGPHSDSAYESGDKDTEPKSKEKHGNAPKVQETVPTTEFTVKLRGAPFDVKEQQVREFLVPLKPVAIRIVKNNYGNNTGYVFVDFKSEEEVQKALHRNKDYIGGRYIEVFRASPPRTGLSQRRKAEERNWRRELKEDEEEEEVSESGRLFVRNLPYTCTEQDLSDLFAKHGPVSEVHFPIDNLTKKPKGFAFVTYMMPVHAVKALADLDGHVFQGRMLHILPSTIKKEKPEEGPNAPGASTYKKQKDAKDKASSTSSNNWNSLFLGTSAVVDSIAEKYNTTKSKVLDHESRGSVAVRVALGETQIVQETRQFLLDNGVSLDSFSQASAPRSGSVLLVKNLPAGVQATELEAVFSPHGSLGRVLLPPSGLTAIVEFLEPTEAKRAFTRLAYTKFQHVPLYLEWAPMGIFTAPLPAKKEEPLQKPGSVTETETKPAPEDESSEDNEEESIPGTTLFIKNLNFSTTEEMLQDVFSKCGAVKSCTISKKKDRTGTLLSMGYGFVEFRTPQSAQKALKQLQNCTVDDHQLQLKISERATKPSVVSSRKKQTTKKQTSSKILVRNIPFQATNRELRELFSTFGELKTVRLPKKVSGTGAHRGFGFVDFLTKQDAKNAFNALCHSTHLYGRRLVLEWADSEETVEDLRRKTAQHFHDTPKKKKQSEVMESIVEQMETGGQED